One Actinomyces respiraculi DNA window includes the following coding sequences:
- a CDS encoding MATE family efflux transporter → MLSLALPALGALVAEPLFVIIDSAMVGHLGATSLAGLSLASTVLTTVVGLFVFLAYATTATTSRLFGAGDRGGGLRAGVDGLWLAALLGVAAAVLLWSTAPWVAAALGADAEVARASVAYLRASAPGLPGMLVVYAATGTLRGLLDTRTPFVVATAGAVVNVGLNAIFLYAVGMGVAGSGLGTAITQTLMAAALTLPVVLTARTEGVSLAPRRAGLGASLGAGAPLLVRTLTLRIAILATVWTATALGEVPLAAHQVVNSLWGFTAFCLDALAIAAQALIGTALGQADAVASEGRTGEATSQPDKASSSQPGEASSSQRGSVKLGEVPSQPGRAGALLGGVGEPTPEPPLSIDAVLRRSLAWGVGTGALIGVVLAALAPWLPRLFSSDTQVVDAAVPVLLVAASALPLAGAVFLFDGVLMGAGDGVYLAKAGVVTLMPYLPLAVAVHAGWPAGGAAGLVWLWVAFAWVFMGARLVTTGLRTRTDAWRS, encoded by the coding sequence ATCCTGTCCCTGGCCCTCCCCGCGCTCGGCGCGCTGGTGGCCGAGCCCCTCTTCGTCATCATCGACTCCGCGATGGTTGGGCACCTGGGCGCGACAAGCCTGGCCGGCCTGTCCCTGGCCTCGACGGTGCTCACCACCGTCGTCGGCCTGTTCGTCTTCCTCGCCTACGCCACCACGGCCACCACCTCCCGGCTCTTCGGCGCTGGAGACCGTGGGGGTGGCCTGCGCGCCGGCGTCGACGGCCTGTGGCTCGCCGCGCTTCTCGGAGTTGCTGCCGCGGTCCTGCTGTGGTCAACGGCCCCCTGGGTCGCAGCTGCGCTCGGGGCCGACGCCGAGGTGGCGCGCGCGTCGGTCGCCTACCTGCGTGCCTCCGCACCAGGTCTGCCGGGCATGCTCGTGGTCTACGCCGCCACGGGGACCTTGCGAGGACTGCTGGACACGCGCACGCCCTTCGTCGTCGCCACAGCCGGCGCGGTGGTCAACGTGGGTCTCAACGCGATCTTCCTGTACGCCGTCGGCATGGGGGTGGCGGGCTCGGGCCTGGGCACGGCCATCACCCAGACGCTCATGGCGGCGGCCCTTACCCTGCCGGTGGTGCTCACCGCCCGCACGGAGGGCGTGAGCCTGGCGCCGCGGCGCGCGGGGCTGGGGGCGTCTCTCGGTGCCGGGGCGCCGTTGCTCGTGCGCACACTCACGCTCCGGATCGCGATCCTCGCGACCGTGTGGACGGCGACGGCGCTGGGTGAGGTGCCGCTCGCCGCCCACCAGGTCGTGAACTCCCTGTGGGGCTTCACCGCCTTCTGCCTGGACGCGCTGGCGATCGCGGCGCAGGCGCTCATTGGCACAGCCCTGGGGCAGGCGGACGCCGTGGCGAGCGAAGGCCGGACGGGGGAGGCCACGTCGCAGCCGGACAAGGCCTCGTCGTCGCAGCCGGGCGAGGCCTCGTCGTCGCAGCGGGGCTCCGTGAAGCTCGGCGAGGTCCCCTCACAGCCGGGCAGGGCCGGGGCGCTGCTGGGCGGCGTCGGAGAGCCAACTCCCGAACCTCCTCTGTCGATTGATGCGGTGCTGCGCCGGTCGCTGGCGTGGGGCGTGGGCACCGGCGCTCTCATCGGCGTCGTCCTGGCAGCCCTCGCCCCGTGGCTACCGCGACTGTTCAGCTCCGACACGCAGGTCGTCGACGCAGCCGTGCCCGTACTGCTCGTGGCGGCATCCGCCCTGCCGCTGGCCGGCGCCGTCTTCCTTTTTGACGGCGTGCTCATGGGTGCCGGGGACGGGGTGTACCTGGCGAAGGCGGGGGTCGTCACCCTCATGCCGTACCTGCCGCTGGCGGTGGCGGTCCATGCCGGGTGGCCGGCGGGCGGCGCCGCAGGCCTGGTGTGGTTGTGGGTGGCCTTCGCGTGGGTGTTCATGGGCGCGCGCCTGGTGACGACGGGCCTGCGCACCCGCACCGACGCCTGGCGCTCCTAG
- the dnaB gene encoding replicative DNA helicase — MTDIDPGDAPSYEPGHPDAVGTRAGGEDWGGRRRDTHERNDRRNSRGARFDGVFDRVPPQDLAAEMATLGGMLMSKEAVTDVIEVLRGPEFYKPAHEMIFDAIVEVYNRSEPADALIVADELAKRGELEIVGGASYLTDLIAGVQVAANAAYYARIVKEKSLMRGLVQAGTRITQLGFSTDAGDIDELVTMAEAEVYAVAHREGDREDYIAVGQLLNETNLEIEAGQSQDRGASFGVPTGFIELDDLFTGGLKGGQMVIIAARPAMGKSTLAVDICRSASIHSRDESGRAITSCYFSLEMGRSELMMRVLAAESGVEMTKLRGGKKMNDRDWTDVALAYNPVSEAPLFIDDSPNLTMPEIRSKALRLKQQHNLGLMVIDYLQLMSSGKRVESRQQEVSEFSRSLKLLAKELEIPLIAVAQLNRGPEQRTGNKPQMSDLRESGSLEQDADIIMLLHRPEYYQPEDRPGEADIIVAKHRNGRTQTIPVAFQGHLSRFANMARDIAPAEPEY; from the coding sequence ATGACGGACATCGACCCGGGGGACGCCCCCTCCTACGAGCCCGGCCACCCGGACGCGGTCGGCACCCGTGCCGGAGGTGAGGACTGGGGCGGCCGCCGTCGGGACACACACGAGCGCAACGACCGCCGCAACTCGCGGGGCGCCCGATTCGACGGCGTCTTCGACCGCGTCCCCCCACAGGACCTCGCCGCGGAGATGGCCACGCTCGGCGGCATGCTCATGAGCAAGGAGGCCGTTACCGACGTCATCGAGGTCCTGCGCGGACCCGAGTTCTACAAGCCCGCGCACGAGATGATCTTCGACGCCATCGTCGAGGTCTATAACCGCTCTGAGCCGGCTGACGCCCTCATCGTCGCCGATGAACTGGCCAAGCGCGGCGAGCTCGAGATCGTCGGCGGCGCCTCCTACCTCACCGACCTCATCGCCGGCGTCCAGGTTGCCGCCAACGCCGCCTACTACGCGCGCATCGTCAAGGAGAAGTCCCTCATGCGCGGGCTCGTCCAGGCGGGCACACGCATCACCCAGCTCGGCTTCTCCACCGACGCGGGGGACATCGACGAGCTCGTCACCATGGCGGAGGCCGAGGTCTACGCCGTCGCCCACCGCGAGGGCGACCGTGAGGACTACATCGCCGTCGGACAGCTCCTCAACGAGACCAATCTCGAGATCGAGGCCGGCCAGTCCCAGGACCGAGGCGCCTCCTTCGGCGTCCCCACGGGCTTCATCGAGCTGGATGACCTCTTCACCGGCGGACTCAAGGGCGGGCAGATGGTCATCATCGCGGCGCGCCCCGCCATGGGAAAGTCCACGCTCGCCGTCGACATCTGCCGCTCGGCCTCGATCCACTCGCGTGACGAGAGTGGCAGGGCCATCACCTCCTGCTACTTCTCGCTCGAGATGGGCCGCAGCGAGCTCATGATGCGTGTGCTGGCCGCCGAGTCCGGCGTCGAGATGACCAAGTTGCGCGGCGGCAAGAAGATGAATGACCGCGACTGGACGGACGTCGCCCTCGCCTACAACCCCGTGAGCGAGGCGCCTCTGTTCATCGACGACTCCCCGAACCTCACCATGCCTGAGATCCGCTCGAAGGCGCTGCGTCTCAAGCAGCAGCACAACCTGGGCCTCATGGTCATCGACTATCTGCAGCTCATGAGCTCGGGCAAGCGTGTGGAGTCGCGTCAGCAGGAGGTCTCCGAGTTCTCGCGCTCGCTCAAGCTGCTCGCCAAGGAGCTCGAGATTCCACTGATCGCCGTGGCACAGCTCAACCGCGGGCCCGAGCAGCGCACGGGCAACAAACCGCAGATGTCCGACCTGCGTGAGTCGGGCTCACTGGAGCAGGACGCGGACATCATCATGCTGCTGCACCGCCCGGAGTACTACCAGCCGGAGGACCGGCCCGGCGAGGCCGACATCATCGTTGCCAAGCACCGCAATGGGCGCACCCAGACGATCCCGGTCGCCTTCCAGGGCCACCTGTCGCGTTTTGCGAACATGGCCCGCGACATCGCCCCGGCCGAGCCGGAGTACTGA